In one window of Solanum pennellii chromosome 2, SPENNV200 DNA:
- the LOC107009031 gene encoding tRNA (adenine(58)-N(1))-methyltransferase catalytic subunit TRMT61A, translated as MILPIDPANKLSFKRFIKDGDLVIVYERHDTMKAVKVSEDGVLQNRFGAFKHSEWIGKPFGSKVLSNKGAFVYLLAPTPELWTLVLSHRTQILYIADISFVVMYLEIVPGCVVLESGTGSGSLTTSLARAIAPTGHVYTFDFHEQRAASAREDFEKTGLSSLVTVGVRDIQGEGFPDEFCGRADSVFLDLPQPWLVIPSAGKMLKPDGVLCSFSPCIEQVQRSCEALKSQFTDIRTFEVLLRTYEVRQKILESCPVNEGDPIERPPRKRRQGSAEGSNGTECSSSPTVVIRPSGEARGHTGYLTFARLKCFV; from the exons ATGATTCTTCCGATTGACCCAGCAAATAAATTATCGTTTAAGCGTTTTATTAAAGATGGAGATTTGGTCATTGTGTACGAGAGGCACGACACAATGAAAGCAGTGAAAGTCAGTGAGGATGGGGTTCTGCAGAATCGTTTTGGTGCTTTTAAGCATTCTGAATGGATAGGTAAACCTTTTGGGTCCAAGGTTTTGAGTAACAAAGGTGCTTTTGTTTACTTGTTAGCTCCAACTCCTGAGCTATGGACGCTAGTACTGAGTCACAGAACCCAGATTCTTTATATAGCTGATATTAGTTTTGTTGTTATGTACCTGGAGATCGTTCCTGGTTGTGTGGTTCTTGAATCTGGTACTGGAAGTGGATCTTTGACTACTTCGCTTGCAAGGGCTATTGCCCCCACTGGCCATGTTTATACCTTCGATTTCCATGAACAGAGAGCTGCCTCAGCTAG GGAGGACTTTGAAAAAACAGGGTTGAGCAGTTTGGTAACAGTAGGAGTAAGAGATATACAGGGCGAGGGATTCCCTGATGAGTTTTGTGGGAGAGCAGATTCAGTATTCTTAGACCTTCCTCAACCTTGGCTTGTCATTCCTTCTGCTGGCAAAATGTTGAAACCAGATGGGGTATTGTGCTCCTTCTCTCCATGCATTGAGCAAGTACAGCGCTCATGTGAAGCACTCAAATCACAGTTTACAG ATATAAGAACATTTGAAGTACTTCTTCGCACCTATGAAGTTAGACAAAAGATACTAGAGAGCTGCCCAGTAAATGAAGGAGATCCTATTGAGCGTCCTCCACGGAAGAGGAGGCAGGGTTCTGCTGAAGGAAGCAATGGGACTGAATGCTCCTCTTCTCCTACGGTGGTGATTAGGCCTTCTGGTGAGGCAAGAGGTCATACAGGCTATTTGACATTTGCGCGACTCAAATGTTTTGTGTGA
- the LOC107011070 gene encoding phosphoenolpyruvate/phosphate translocator 2, chloroplastic-like — MGTSTFYMSLPTPFLKPQKPSNEIFITSCNKFNSALQHYALHKPKSCSIRKSSVPILAKSSCKLDLFKVRAVAENAGESEVVKPKEVIQTLQLGAMFGIWYLLNICYNIYNKQVLKVFPFPATVTASQFGCGTLLILFMWGFRLHPIPKISKSQFKAIFALAAIHTLGNVLTNISLGRVAVSFTHTIKAMEPFFTVLLSALFLAERPSPWIVSSLVPVVGGVALASMTEASFNWIGFGSAMASNLTNQSRNVFSKKFMVKEEEALDNINLFSMITIISFILLVPAAILMEGIKLTPSYLQYTAASQGLHVRELCVRLLLAGFCLHSYQQVSYMILQMVSPVTHAVGNCLKRVVVIVSSVIFFQTPVSPINSLGTAMALAGVFLYSRVKRLRGKPKDA, encoded by the exons ATGGGAACCTCTACATTTTACATGTCTCTTCCCACACCATTTCTAAAGCCTCAAAAACCTTCCAATGAAATCTTCATTACCAGTTGTAATAAATTCAACTCAGCTCTTCAGCATTATGCTTTGCACAAACCAAAAAGTTGTTCGATTCGAAAAAGTAGTGTTCCTATTCTGGCGAAAAGTTCATGTAAACTGGATCTGTTCAAAGTTAGGGCTGTAGCAGAAAATGCAGGTGAATCTGAGGTTGTGAAACCCAAGGAAGTGATACAGACGCTTCAACTGGGCGCGATGTTTGGAATTTGGTACCTTTTGAATATTTGTTATAATATTTACAACAAacaggtactcaaggtttttcCATTTCCGGCGACTGTTACGGCCTCACAATTTGGCTGTGGGACTTTGTTAATACTCTTTATGTGGGGATTTCGTCTTCATCCGATACCAAAAATCAGTAAATCTCAA TTTAAAGCAATATTCGCACTAGCTGCAATTCACACATTGGGTAATGTTTTAACGAACATCAGTCTTGGGAGAGTAGCCGTTTCGTTTACTCACACAATCAAAGCAATGGAACCATTCTTCACCGTGCTTCTTTCTGCGCTGTTTCTTGCAGAG CGGCCATCTCCTTGGATTGTATCTTCTCTGGTTCCCGTTGTTGGTGGAGTAGCATTAGCATCAATGACAGAGGCCTCTTTTAATTG GATAGGCTTTGGCAGTGCAATGGCTTCCAATCTGACTAACCAATCGCGTAATGTATTTAGCAAAAAATTCATGGTTAAAGAGGAG GAGGCATTGGATAATATCAATTTGTTCTCTATGATCACAATCATTTCATTCATCCTTTTGGTACCTGCTGCTATTTTGATGGAAGGGATCAAGCTTACTCCATCCTATCTACAATATACTGCT GCAAGTCAAGGTTTACATGTCAGAGAGCTTTGTGTGAGACTTCTTTTAGCTGGATTCTGCTTGCACAGTTACCAACAG GTTTCATACATGATACTACAGATGGTATCACCAGTGACACATGCAGTTGGTAATTGTCTGAAGAGAGTGGTAGTCATTGTATCCTCAGTCATCTTCTTCCAAACACCCGTCTCACCAATTAACTCCCTTG GGACTGCTATGGCTCTAGCTGGAGTCTTTCTTTATTCAAGAGTGAAGAGATTACGGGGGAAGCCGAAAGATGCGTGA
- the LOC107011069 gene encoding ATP-dependent RNA helicase-like protein DB10 gives MAATATASSTGPRYAPEDPTLPKPWKGLVDGKTGYLYFWNPETNTTQYEKPVATPHVGAAQHKSSVSVSSSVERPSQSQCSDRGDNRGTNGALSKLSSGEGIQTARANELSRDETSAPKGYSASAAASDISPDAYRRQHEISVTGGDVPPPFTSFEATGFPSEILREIHQAGFPAPSPIQAQSWPIALQGRDIVAVAKTGSGKTLGFLLPGFILLKQRRSNPQSGPTILVLSPTRELATQIQDEAVKFGRSSKISCTCLYGGAPKGPQLRDLDRGVDIVVATPGRLNDILEMRRVRLDQVSYLVLDEADRMLDMGFEPQIRKIVKEVPTRRQTLMYTATWPKEVRRIAADLLVNPVQVNIGNVDELVANKSITQYIEVLSYMDKQKRLDQILRSQEPGSKIIIFCSTKKMCDQLARNLTHPFGAAAIHGDKSQGERDHVLSQFRTGKSPVLVATDVAARGLDVKDIRVVVNYDFPTGIEDYVHRIGRTGRAGATGEAYTFFVDQDAKHASDLIKVLEGANQQVPTELRDMASRGGGMGRARRQWDSGSGGREGGRGGGYDAGYGGRDGARGGWEAPSSERSGRVYDSDSRDRDRHGHGSDAPASFHGRSFHETMMQGSQRRDRSRSRSPNRGSGWGDRKGRERSRSRSAERSERTRIQVPVGGSFHEAMMGFSRSSAGDSRKDWEKERSQGDGKSGDGPRANNWEE, from the exons ATGGCTGCTACTGCAACTGCATCTTCTACTGGTCCACGTTATGCACCAGAGGATCCCACCCTTCCCAAACCTTGGAAAGGCCTAGTTGATGGTAAGACTGGATATCTCTATTTTTGGAATCCAGAGaccaatactacccaatacgaGAAGCCTGTTGCTACTCCTCATGTGGGTGCTGCACAACATAAATCCTCTGTATCTGTAAGTTCATCAGTTGAGAGGCCTTCTCAAAGTCAATGTTCTGACCGTGGTGACAACAGAGGTACCAATGGTGCCTTGAGCAAACTTTCCTCTGGAGAGGGTATTCAG ACTGCAAGAGCAAATGAGCTTTCCCGCGATGAAACATCTGCGCCTAAAGGTTATAGTGCTTCAGCTGCCGCGAGTGACATATCTCCAGATGCCTATCGCCGTCAGCATGAAATTTCTGTCACA GGAGGTGATGTGCCCCCACCTTTCACATCGTTTGAAGCTACTGGGTTTCCTTCAGAGATTTTGAGGGAG ATACATCAAGCTGGGTTTCCTGCTCCTTCCCCAATACAGGCACAGTCCTGGCCCATTGCACTTCAGGGCCGTGACATAGTAGCTGTTGCAAAGACTGGGTCTGGAAAAACTCTAGGTTTCTTGCTTCCTGGCTTTATTCTTCTAAAGCAACGTCGGAGTAATCCTCAATCAGGCCCTACTATTTTGGTTCTCTCGCCAACAAGAGAATTAGCCACACAGATACAAGATGAAGCTGTGAAGTTTGGTAGATCTTCAAAGATTTCTTGCACG TGTTTATATGGAGGCGCCCCAAAAGGCCCTCAGCTACGAGATCTGGACAGGGgagttgatattgttgttgctaCCCCTGGTCGATTGAATGATATTTTGGAGATGAGAAGAGTTAGGCTGGATCAAGTTTCTTACTTGGTGTTAGATGAAGCGGATCGTATGCTGGACATGGGATTCGAACCTCAGATAAGGAAGATTGTGAAGGAGGTGCCTACGCGACGGCAGACACTGATGTACACAGCAACATGGCCTAAGGAGGTCCGTAGAATTGCAGCTGATCTATTGGTTAATCCAGTTCAGGTTAACATTGGGAATGTTGATGAGCTTGTTGCGAACAAGTCTATTACACAG TACATTGAAGTCTTGTCATATATGGATAAACAAAAGCGTCTAGACCAGATCTTGAGATCCCAAGAGCCTGGATCAAAAATCATTATCTTCTGTTCAACTAAGAAAATGTGTGACCAACTTGCTCGCAATCTTACACACCCATTTGGAGCTGCTGCTATTCATGGTGATAAATCTCAGGGTGAGAGGGATCATGTACTGAGCCAGTTCCGCACTGGCAAGTCCCCCGTTCTTGTTGCAACTGATGTTGCTGCTCGGGGCTTGGATGTCAAAGATATCAG GGTGGTGGTCAACTATGATTTTCCAACTGGAATAGAGGACTATGTCCACAGAATAGGAAGAACTGGTCGGGCTGGTGCGACTGGTGAGGCCTACACATTTTTTGTTGACCAGGATGCTAAACATGCTTCAGATCTTATTAAAGTTTTAGAAGGAGCAAATCAGCAAGTGCCTactgaactacgtgatatggcTTCTCGAGGAGGTGGTATGGGGAGGGCTAGGCGTCAATGGGATTCTGGCTCAGGTGGACGGGAAGGAGGACGTGGGGGAGGTTATGATGCTGGCTATGGTGGACGAGATGGAGCAAGGGGTGGTTGGGAAGCCCCTTCATCAGAAAGAAGTGGACGTGTTTATGACTCGGATTCACGTGACAG AGATAGACATGGTCATGGCTCTGATGCTCCAGCTAGTTTCCATGGTCGAAGCTTCCATGAAACTATGATGCAGGGTTCACAGAGACGTGATAGAAGTCGGAGCAGAAGCCCTAATAGAGGTTCTGGATGGGGTGACAGAAAAGGCAGGGAGCGAAGTCGTAGCCGTAGTGCTGAAAGATCTGAGCGGACTCGTATTCAAGTTCCAGTAGGTGGCAGTTTCCATGAAGCCATGATGGGCTTCAGTAGATCATCAGCTGGTGATTCCCGAAAGGACTGGGAAAAAGAAAGATCCCAAGGTGATGGGAAATCTGGCGATGGACCCCGTGCTAACAATTGGGAGGAGTAA
- the LOC107011458 gene encoding shaggy-related protein kinase epsilon isoform X2 produces MSLAAGKPITDVVLVDNLPKEINAMKINDDKEGKEMEAAVVDGNGTETGHIIVTTIGGKNGQPKQTISYMAERVVGQGSFGIVFQAKCLETGETVAIKKVLQDKRYKNRELQTMRLLDHPSIVSLKHCFFSTTEKDELYLNLVLEFVPETLYRVLRHYSKANQRMPMIYVKLYTYQIFRALAYIHGIGVCHRDIKPQNLLVNPHTHQLKLCDFGSAKVLVKGEPNISYICSRYYRAPELIFGATEYTNAIDIWSVGCVLAELLLGQPLFPGESGVDQLVEIIKVLGTPTREEIKCMNPNYTEFKFPQIKAHPWHKIFHKRMPPEAVDLVIRLLQYSPNLRCTALEALGHAFFDELRDPNARPPNGRPLPSLFNFRPQELKGASSELLNKLLPEHAKKQCPLLGV; encoded by the exons ATGTCTTTAGCAGCTGGCAAACCTATTACTGATGTTGTGCTTGTTGACAACCTACCTAAAGAAATAAATGCAATGAAGATCAACGATGACAAAGAAGGAAAG GAAATGGAAGCCGCTGTTGTGGATGGGAATGGAACTGAAACAGGTCACATCATTGTGACGACTATTGGGGGGAAAAATGGTCAGCCAAAGCAG ACCATAAGTTACATGGCGGAGCGAGTAGTTGGACAGGGTTCCTTTGGAATTGTGTTCCAG GCCAAATGCCTTGAAACAGGAGAAACCGTGGCAATAAAAAAGGTCTTGCAGGACAAGAGATACAAGAATCGGGAATTGCAGACTATGCGACTTCTTGATCATCCTAGTATTGTTTCACTGAAGCACTGCTTCTTTTCGACCACAGAAAAGGATGAGCTTTATCTAAATTTGGTTCTAGAATTCGTACCTGAAACTCTCTACCGTGTGTTAAGACATTACAGCAAAGCAAACCAACGGATGCCTATGATATATGTCAAACTGTACACATATCAG ATATTTAGAGCTTTGGCTTACATACATGGGATAGGAGTCTGCCACAGGGACATCAAACCTCAGAATTTACTG GTCAACCCCCACACACATCAGCTTAAGCTTTGTGATTTTGGGAGTGCAAAAGTCCTG GTCAAAGGCGAGCCAAACATTTCATATATCTGTTCACGTTATTATCGTGCGCCCGAACTAATATTTGGAGCAACTGAGTACACCAATGCAATTGACATTTGGTCTGTGGGTTGTGTCCTAGCTGAACTGCTTCTTGGACAG CCCCTCTTTCCTGGTGAGAGTGGTGTAGATCAGCTCGTCGAAATAATCAAG gTTCTTGGAACACCAACTCGTGAAGAAATCAAGTGTATGAATCCAAATTACACCGAGTTTAAGTTCCCGCAAATTAAAGCTCACCCCTGGCACAAG ATTTTTCACAAGCGGATGCCTCCTGAAGCTGTAGATCTTGTGATAAGGCTTCTACAGTATTCTCCAAATCTGAGGTGCACAGCG TTGGAAGCTCTTGGTCACGCTTTCTTTGATGAGCTCCGTGACCCTAATGCTCGTCCTCCTAATGGTCGTCCATTGCCATCTCTCTTCAACTTCAGGCCTCAAG AGCTGAAAGGAGCGTCCTCAGAACTCTTAAACAAACTGTTACCAGAACATGCTAAAAAGCAGTGTCCCTTACTTGGAGTCTAG
- the LOC107011458 gene encoding shaggy-related protein kinase epsilon isoform X3: MAERVVGQGSFGIVFQAKCLETGETVAIKKVLQDKRYKNRELQTMRLLDHPSIVSLKHCFFSTTEKDELYLNLVLEFVPETLYRVLRHYSKANQRMPMIYVKLYTYQIFRALAYIHGIGVCHRDIKPQNLLVNPHTHQLKLCDFGSAKVLVKGEPNISYICSRYYRAPELIFGATEYTNAIDIWSVGCVLAELLLGQPLFPGESGVDQLVEIIKVLGTPTREEIKCMNPNYTEFKFPQIKAHPWHKIFHKRMPPEAVDLVIRLLQYSPNLRCTALEALGHAFFDELRDPNARPPNGRPLPSLFNFRPQELKGASSELLNKLLPEHAKKQCPLLGV; encoded by the exons ATGGCGGAGCGAGTAGTTGGACAGGGTTCCTTTGGAATTGTGTTCCAG GCCAAATGCCTTGAAACAGGAGAAACCGTGGCAATAAAAAAGGTCTTGCAGGACAAGAGATACAAGAATCGGGAATTGCAGACTATGCGACTTCTTGATCATCCTAGTATTGTTTCACTGAAGCACTGCTTCTTTTCGACCACAGAAAAGGATGAGCTTTATCTAAATTTGGTTCTAGAATTCGTACCTGAAACTCTCTACCGTGTGTTAAGACATTACAGCAAAGCAAACCAACGGATGCCTATGATATATGTCAAACTGTACACATATCAG ATATTTAGAGCTTTGGCTTACATACATGGGATAGGAGTCTGCCACAGGGACATCAAACCTCAGAATTTACTG GTCAACCCCCACACACATCAGCTTAAGCTTTGTGATTTTGGGAGTGCAAAAGTCCTG GTCAAAGGCGAGCCAAACATTTCATATATCTGTTCACGTTATTATCGTGCGCCCGAACTAATATTTGGAGCAACTGAGTACACCAATGCAATTGACATTTGGTCTGTGGGTTGTGTCCTAGCTGAACTGCTTCTTGGACAG CCCCTCTTTCCTGGTGAGAGTGGTGTAGATCAGCTCGTCGAAATAATCAAG gTTCTTGGAACACCAACTCGTGAAGAAATCAAGTGTATGAATCCAAATTACACCGAGTTTAAGTTCCCGCAAATTAAAGCTCACCCCTGGCACAAG ATTTTTCACAAGCGGATGCCTCCTGAAGCTGTAGATCTTGTGATAAGGCTTCTACAGTATTCTCCAAATCTGAGGTGCACAGCG TTGGAAGCTCTTGGTCACGCTTTCTTTGATGAGCTCCGTGACCCTAATGCTCGTCCTCCTAATGGTCGTCCATTGCCATCTCTCTTCAACTTCAGGCCTCAAG AGCTGAAAGGAGCGTCCTCAGAACTCTTAAACAAACTGTTACCAGAACATGCTAAAAAGCAGTGTCCCTTACTTGGAGTCTAG
- the LOC107011458 gene encoding shaggy-related protein kinase epsilon isoform X1, with the protein MASGSIMSLAAGKPITDVVLVDNLPKEINAMKINDDKEGKEMEAAVVDGNGTETGHIIVTTIGGKNGQPKQTISYMAERVVGQGSFGIVFQAKCLETGETVAIKKVLQDKRYKNRELQTMRLLDHPSIVSLKHCFFSTTEKDELYLNLVLEFVPETLYRVLRHYSKANQRMPMIYVKLYTYQIFRALAYIHGIGVCHRDIKPQNLLVNPHTHQLKLCDFGSAKVLVKGEPNISYICSRYYRAPELIFGATEYTNAIDIWSVGCVLAELLLGQPLFPGESGVDQLVEIIKVLGTPTREEIKCMNPNYTEFKFPQIKAHPWHKIFHKRMPPEAVDLVIRLLQYSPNLRCTALEALGHAFFDELRDPNARPPNGRPLPSLFNFRPQELKGASSELLNKLLPEHAKKQCPLLGV; encoded by the exons ATGGCTTCTGGCAGTATTATGTCTTTAGCAGCTGGCAAACCTATTACTGATGTTGTGCTTGTTGACAACCTACCTAAAGAAATAAATGCAATGAAGATCAACGATGACAAAGAAGGAAAG GAAATGGAAGCCGCTGTTGTGGATGGGAATGGAACTGAAACAGGTCACATCATTGTGACGACTATTGGGGGGAAAAATGGTCAGCCAAAGCAG ACCATAAGTTACATGGCGGAGCGAGTAGTTGGACAGGGTTCCTTTGGAATTGTGTTCCAG GCCAAATGCCTTGAAACAGGAGAAACCGTGGCAATAAAAAAGGTCTTGCAGGACAAGAGATACAAGAATCGGGAATTGCAGACTATGCGACTTCTTGATCATCCTAGTATTGTTTCACTGAAGCACTGCTTCTTTTCGACCACAGAAAAGGATGAGCTTTATCTAAATTTGGTTCTAGAATTCGTACCTGAAACTCTCTACCGTGTGTTAAGACATTACAGCAAAGCAAACCAACGGATGCCTATGATATATGTCAAACTGTACACATATCAG ATATTTAGAGCTTTGGCTTACATACATGGGATAGGAGTCTGCCACAGGGACATCAAACCTCAGAATTTACTG GTCAACCCCCACACACATCAGCTTAAGCTTTGTGATTTTGGGAGTGCAAAAGTCCTG GTCAAAGGCGAGCCAAACATTTCATATATCTGTTCACGTTATTATCGTGCGCCCGAACTAATATTTGGAGCAACTGAGTACACCAATGCAATTGACATTTGGTCTGTGGGTTGTGTCCTAGCTGAACTGCTTCTTGGACAG CCCCTCTTTCCTGGTGAGAGTGGTGTAGATCAGCTCGTCGAAATAATCAAG gTTCTTGGAACACCAACTCGTGAAGAAATCAAGTGTATGAATCCAAATTACACCGAGTTTAAGTTCCCGCAAATTAAAGCTCACCCCTGGCACAAG ATTTTTCACAAGCGGATGCCTCCTGAAGCTGTAGATCTTGTGATAAGGCTTCTACAGTATTCTCCAAATCTGAGGTGCACAGCG TTGGAAGCTCTTGGTCACGCTTTCTTTGATGAGCTCCGTGACCCTAATGCTCGTCCTCCTAATGGTCGTCCATTGCCATCTCTCTTCAACTTCAGGCCTCAAG AGCTGAAAGGAGCGTCCTCAGAACTCTTAAACAAACTGTTACCAGAACATGCTAAAAAGCAGTGTCCCTTACTTGGAGTCTAG
- the LOC107008681 gene encoding peptide deformylase 1B, chloroplastic isoform X1 — MAMAAASWASSSSFTRFLRPLLSRNSSPSPINYSLHRYKSANCLFFSASSNKPPKLAVYAQARRVLPSKTKGDEIATPADLSFEVPLKIVEYPDPILRAKNKRIDKFDANLKKLVDEMFDIMYKTDGIGLSAPQVGMNVQLMVFNAAGERGEGEEIVLVNPRVSRYSRRIIPYEEGCLSFPMIHGDVKRPESVKVDAQDINGTRFEISLSALPARVFQHEFDHLQGVLFFDKMTDEVLDTIREKLVALEKKYEDRTGLPTPESINTRKIKKAAVGFGKS; from the exons ATGGCAATGGCTGCCGCAAGTTGGGCATCTTCTTCTTCGTTCACTCGCTTTCTCCGGCCTCTCCTCAGTCGGAACTCGTCTCCCTCCCCTATCAACTACAGTCTTCATCGATATAAATCAGCTAACTGTTTATTTTTCTCCGCAAGCAGTAATAAACCTCCAAAGTTAGCTGTTTACGCTCAAGCTAGGCGAGTTTTACCTTCCAAAACGAAAGGAGATGAAATAGCCACTC CTGCTGACTTGAGCTTCGAGGTGCCATTGAAAATTGTGGAGTATCCAGACCCGATTTTAAGAGCGAAGAATAAAAGGATTGACAAATTTGACGCTAATTTGAAGAAGTTAGTTGATGAAATGTTCGATATTATGTACAA AACTGATGGCATTGGGCTGTCTGCACCACAAGTTGGAATGAATGTTCAACTAATGGTATTTAATGCAGCCGGTGAACGTGGAGAGGGGGAGGAGATTGTTCTCGTCAATCCACGTGTCAGTAGATATTCTAGGAGGATTATACCTTATGAAGAAGGTTGCTTATCTTTTCCAATGATACATGGTGATGTTAAG AGACCAGAGTCAGTTAAGGTTGACGCACAGGACATTAATGGTACAAGGTTTGAGATAAGCTTGTCTGCTCTTCCAGCTCGAGTCTTCCAACATGAATTTGATCACCTACAG GGAGTTCTTTTCTTTGACAAAATGACTGACGAAGTCCTGGATACCATCCGTGAAAAATTAGTG GCGCTAGAAAAGAAATATGAAGATAGGACTGGGTTGCCTACCCCTGAAAGTATAAATACACGAAAAATAAAGAAGGCTGCTGTTGGATTTGGCAAATCATGA
- the LOC107008681 gene encoding peptide deformylase 1B, chloroplastic isoform X2, which translates to MAMAAASWASSSSFTRFLRPLLSRNSSPSPINYSLHRYKSANCLFFSASSNKPPKLAVYAQARRVLPSKTKGDEIATPADLSFEVPLKIVEYPDPILRAKNKRIDKFDANLKKLVDEMFDIMYKTDGIGLSAPQVGMNVQLMVFNAAGERGEGEEIVLVNPRVSRYSRRIIPYEEGCLSFPMIHGDVKECKIDSISRTYAKRHPNPLVCKRPYSTSNSNLYSIILLLAH; encoded by the exons ATGGCAATGGCTGCCGCAAGTTGGGCATCTTCTTCTTCGTTCACTCGCTTTCTCCGGCCTCTCCTCAGTCGGAACTCGTCTCCCTCCCCTATCAACTACAGTCTTCATCGATATAAATCAGCTAACTGTTTATTTTTCTCCGCAAGCAGTAATAAACCTCCAAAGTTAGCTGTTTACGCTCAAGCTAGGCGAGTTTTACCTTCCAAAACGAAAGGAGATGAAATAGCCACTC CTGCTGACTTGAGCTTCGAGGTGCCATTGAAAATTGTGGAGTATCCAGACCCGATTTTAAGAGCGAAGAATAAAAGGATTGACAAATTTGACGCTAATTTGAAGAAGTTAGTTGATGAAATGTTCGATATTATGTACAA AACTGATGGCATTGGGCTGTCTGCACCACAAGTTGGAATGAATGTTCAACTAATGGTATTTAATGCAGCCGGTGAACGTGGAGAGGGGGAGGAGATTGTTCTCGTCAATCCACGTGTCAGTAGATATTCTAGGAGGATTATACCTTATGAAGAAGGTTGCTTATCTTTTCCAATGATACATGGTGATGTTAAG GAATGTAAGATAGACAGCATCTCAAGGACTTATGCCAAAAGACATCCTAATCCTCTAGTTTGCAAGCGTCCCTATTCAACTAGTAACTCCAACTTATACAGCATAATTCTTCTTCTGGCTCATTGA